The genome window TCGTCTGCTCAGGCCGGGGCTACCAGCTTTGTCGTCACCACCGACTGGCTTTCGGATGCCACCGGCTCCACGTCCGATGCAACCTCCTCCTCGACCAAGGATGATGACGAAAAAATCGTACGTGCGGCCAAGGATGACGCGGCCAGTTACGTTGCCAGTCAAGGACAGATTCGTGGCGCGCACCTGGAAGCCGCAGTCAATCTGATCCGCAGCAAGCAACCGCAGCTGCAGGCCAGCGACATGCAACTGGCCGAGGCCATTCTGGCCTACTGAGCAATACCGGGCGCAGCCGCAACGGCTGCGCCTTGCGGTGTGCCAGCCAGCTGTCACACGCCCCCGCCAGGGTTACAATGGCGCTATCAGGCCACCCGCCTAACCCCTAGTAACTGACTGCCGGAGCCCGTCATGCGCCCTGTTCTCTCGCTGTTCCTCCTGTTGCTGGCCTGCAGCAACGTTCACGCACAGACGCTGGAAGGCACCAGCAATATGCTGCTGCGCGCCACCGATCGCTCGCTGAATTTCACCTCCGATACCACTACCTCGATTCGCGACTCGAAACTGGTACTGGCTGCCCGCGATGACGCCGCCAGCTTCATCGCCAGCGATGGTGCCATTCGCACGGCACAGTTCGAGGCCGCCCTGCGCAACCTACGCGAAGAGTTGCCGGCTACCCGCGAAGCTTCCGACGCAGCGCTGGCCCAAGCCATTCTCGCGCGCTGAAACGACAACTCCACTGATGCTGCGCCTGGCCCTGACTGCTTTCTGCCTGCTGGCCAGCGCCATGGCCCAGGGCGCCCTGCGTCTTGAGCTGCAAACCGCCGGGCTCGACAGCGCCGAGATTGCTGCCAGCCAGCAACTGCTGGAGCAGGCCATGGCGGCGCTGCCACCGAGCTTCATCCAGCGTCTGGACCGCACGGTCAGCGTGCGCTGGCAAACCGACCTGCCGCTGGATGCCTATGGCCGGGCCAAACCCGCGCGTGACCAGCTGGAACTGAATGCCGCGCTGTTGCCGGCACTGGTGGATGGTTCGGACAACCAGCCAGGCCAGCGCCAGCATGGCAGCCAGCGCCGCGAGTTGCTGGCCACCGTGCTGCATGAACTGACCCACCTGTACGATCGCGCCCGCGTGCAATCCCCCGCACAACGACTGCTGCAGCAGCGTTGCCGCCAGCAACAGGCCAGTCGTGGCCCGGTAGGCCTGGCGGAAGAATGCCGCAGCCAGACGCAACGGCGCTTCAGCCTGTCCGATGACCCGCAGCTGCTGGATCTGGCCGGCTGGCAGGAGCGCGCCGGACAACGCGGCGCCCGCGATCAGCAAAACGATCAGGTCGACCGCAGTCCGGATACCTACGAACTGAGCAATCCGCGCGAATTCGTCGCGGTGAACATCGAATACTTCCTGCTCGATCCCGCCTATGCCTGCCGACGCCCGGCCCTGCAACGCTATTTCCGCAACCACTTCGACTGGGCTCCCGCCAACCAGACGCCATGCCGGCCTGAACTGGCCTACATGAATGCCGGCAGCGACTTTCAAAGCCAGCCGCTGCGCACCATCGA of Pseudomonas pohangensis contains these proteins:
- a CDS encoding DUF2388 domain-containing protein, with product MKLRLLAAATLLALSSAQAGATSFVVTTDWLSDATGSTSDATSSSTKDDDEKIVRAAKDDAASYVASQGQIRGAHLEAAVNLIRSKQPQLQASDMQLAEAILAY
- a CDS encoding DUF2388 domain-containing protein translates to MRPVLSLFLLLLACSNVHAQTLEGTSNMLLRATDRSLNFTSDTTTSIRDSKLVLAARDDAASFIASDGAIRTAQFEAALRNLREELPATREASDAALAQAILAR